The Theobroma cacao cultivar B97-61/B2 chromosome 2, Criollo_cocoa_genome_V2, whole genome shotgun sequence genome includes the window GGGCAAACCATTCATCTGAGCGTTGAGGTGCATCAAATGGGGTGAGGTTGATAGCTAGCACTAGTGATGATGGAGAACGAACAATAAGCCGGGTGGCTGGAGAGGTATGTGTTACAATGCCGGTGGAAAGGGTTCTTGGATATCCATTTCTCCACCTTCTGCTCATGGACAAAGGAACCACTGCTTTACGGTGAATGGCACAAAATTTAGTCACGTTGCAATTACTCATTGTGAAGGAACCAGGCTGTGGATAGCTGCTTTATTCTGATACATGATCCAATAAAAGCCATGCAAATTTTAGATGTACCCAGTTTCAGGaccaaaagagagaaacataATTAGATAGATTTCCTATATAAAATTCTATTTATCATAAAAGTAGACATAAAtgaaaagcattaaaaagaaaaaaaaaaacagaaaaacatAATCTAAAATAGTATTCAATAAGTTGGTTACAAATCCATAGCACAGTAAATACTTATCAAAAAGATTCAAAGCCACTTTCTAATCCTTCAAGAAAAGCACCATATTCTATTCTTGTTAACGAAGTGATCAATATCTCATCTTGgtggggaaaaagaaaaccaaaaaatattttttaatactGAGTTAATCTGAATTTGGCTATTCTTTACATTTATGTTTACACAACGGAAACAACAGAACTTTCAAAAACCAAAGACATCAAACAGGAAGCCTCTTAAAACTACTTGCAAAAGAGTGGCTTGTAGAACCAActgataatttctttttccaacaATGCAACCAATTCCCTCCAGGCAATCGCATCCAGTAAGTAACTAGTCAGGTTATACATGCAAATTGTAAGCTTTTCTGACccagaagaaaacaaaggtgAATTTTTCATACAAAATCATATGACtcgattaaaaatataaaataacattagGGAGCAAAGTCACCAATTTCCCACTCCAAGCTAAATTCACGGACAGGTAAAAGAAACCCGTGAAGCAGAAGAGGCAAGCAGcattcttctccttcttcttcttccatcagACAATCAAAATGGGCATTAAGCAAATAGAAAACGTAACTCCACCTCTACCACAAAACTCACATAGAACCCAGTAAACCCATCATTTCCACATTAAAGAAACCAAATGGCCAAGAGGTGTTTGATCAAATACCTGAAGGAGAACTTGAGTTGCTAAATAAGACTGAAATAGGAGCTGAAAGAATGGCTATGggtgtttcaaaaacaaaacatggGCTTTTCCTTAATTTAAAGTAATCGAATTCAATCAGCTTGACCAATATAATTGGGTTGCAACCATGGCCTTTCCTGGTTTTTTTAGGGTTTGGCTCCAACAACAAAGACTGGAGCGATGAAAATGGAAGAGGGGAAGAAAACGAGTATTTGAGGAACGCACGCATGCACCGTTTTATCACGTTTCTTTTGAAACGGCGTCGTTCCATAATGCGGGGCTAATGATGCAATATGGGAATTTACTAGTTTTTGCATTTCTACCCCAATGGTTCAACCCCTTTGAAGCCAAAGCCGAAGCATGTAGTTGTAGTAGGAATTTTTGTCAAGATATGTACTTCCATTCCATTTAAGGTTGAAATTCATTTCCCCAAAgtttatcattaaaaatacaaaaccCAACCCACCCTGATTGTCTTTCTCATTGTTCATCTCTTTTATGCGTTTCATGTTTAAAGTAATAGAAACGttgaaacctttttttttttatttttacgcTCAAAATCACCAACTTGAGTTAAAACTAGTAGGGTAGCATAgcattcaatatttttatatttggtaATGTGGCAGTATTAGTCTGTTGCTCAAACTTAAACTtagaaatataataataataacaataacatTAAATCAAGGTATCAAATTGAGTGCTTCAATCAATCAAGCAAGCAATTAAAAAGGGTACTTTTAATTTAGAAGTAACAACATGTGATTCTCATTATCAAATGCAACTTTGTCTTCGACAACATTTCCCCCAAGGGAAAAGAAGGATTGGATAGAGTCGAGACGGACAGGCCACGACGCAACGCAAATCGAAAACAACGGCCAAaggcaaagagaaagaaaagacgAGTCCACTTTCAGCTCATTCCTCTTTCTCCGCTAATCATACACTCATCACTTCCCAAGCTTTTACTTGACGCTCTCTTCTTCTAGCTTTCTCTCCCTCTGCTGAATCTTAAAGAAACACCCAtcgaataaaatcaaatccccATGATTTCACTTCTCCTTCTCCTTGTCAAGACcctcactcttttcaactccTAAACCCCTTTGCCCAACCAAATTTTATACCCtgcaaaaacaaagaagaacaacCCATTTCCCATTCAGATTCAATTCCGCCATGTACCTATCGGAGAAGCCCCGCCCAATAGACTTATACAAAGAGGAAGGTCCTACCACCGCCCGGGACATGATCATCGAGGTCACCACCAACGTGGATTTGCCACCTCATCACCACCCTCCTCCTCTCCAACAACAGCAACAGCAAATGATCCTTGGTGACAGCAGCGGCGAAGACCCAGAAGTCAAAGCCCCAAAGAAACGAGCTGAGACCTGGGTCCAAGACGAAACACGAAGCCTTATCGGCTTCCGAAGGGAAATGGACGGCCTTTTCAACACATCCAAATCGAACAAGCACTTGTGGGAGCAGATATCGGCTAAGATGAGAGAGAAAGGGTTCGATCGATCGCCGACTATGTGTACAGACAAGTGGAGGAACTTGTTGAAGGAGTTTAAGAAAGCTAAGCATCAAGATAGGGGGAGTGGGTCAGCTAAGATGTCTTATTATAAAGAAATTGAAGAGATTTTAAGGGAGAGGACAAAGAATGCGTATAAGAGCCCAACTCCTCCTCCTAAGGTGGATTCCTTTATGCATTTCGCCGATAAGGGTACGTGCTATTTGtttgaggtttttttttttttttttgcatttaaaaGATGGAATTTTATCTAACCGTTGTTGGGTTGTAAATGGATGATGAtgggttttcttttgttgaaggCTTTATTTGGATTTAAAAGTACGCTTTTGGTTAATATGAATTTGACGGATTTTCAATGCAAACACCGATGCCGTAGCTTTATACATAGACTGCTATAATTTTTGAAGTTGAATTTGTTGTAAAATTACTTCCTAAAGTGACTGAATatggttttatgaattgtagttgaaaaaggaaaaaggagaagaaattatttttggttcTTTACCTTTAGGAGTTTCTTTGATTGAAAATGACTTTGACCGAGTACgcttttgtttttgtcaaTGGTTGTAGTGAGTGCTTTAGTAGCAGGTTTGTCGCATTCTTGTATCCTTATGAAATTTGGTACTTGCAAAATTGCTGCTTTTAAATGATATCCTTATTGCAGAGTTTGGGTGGGTAAATACTTAACATGTATTATGTCTACTTGTGAAGCGAAGTGTCATGTCTAAAGAGCAAATGAGTGATTCAAAATATGATAGGTAGTTCATGGTACTTGAAGCATGAATTATGCTAAGCAGAACATGAATGAGTTTTCTGCAAAGCAAACTTTATGATATGGCATAAAGTCAGTAGGCTTATCTTGTTTCCTTAAAATTTAGAATACCACCTGTTAATAAGAGCAGGGGGTAGGATGTTGATATATTAAGAATTCAAATCTTATTTTGGAAGAGATATCTATGTACAGTCTATTGATTTCCTCTCCATTATCTTATGCGGTTGCATCCATTTTCCAATAGCTTTATTCCACATGATACATAGTTTTCCCCTGGTTTTGTCTTATGCAGACATAATACCTCCCTGTTACATGTCACTTCATGAAAGCAGTACATCAGTTTTAGCCTCCCAATTATGAAGATTTCAATGTCTATATCACTCTATCTTTGGGTAGAAAGGGGGGGGTGGGGGTGGTGAAGGCGTTTTTCATGTATGCTACCTGATTGATAGCTGTATTGTTTCTATATTCAACTTGCAACACATATTAAGTCTTTCTTTCAATTATCATGACATTAATAATCGTCACCAATATGGTTTGACTCTTGCAGGTTTTGAGGATACTGGCATATCATTTGGTCCTGTTGAAGGTATGTTGTTGTAATTTGAGTTTGCTGTGTTctggtttttctttatttttttgtttcactCATTTATAAGCTTGTAGTAATATATTTTCTTGAGTTAATTTGGGTAAATCACTGAATATATTGAATGCAATGGCATTAATCTTATCAACCTTATATACCTCATCAACTTCTTACCTGGATTTAGGAGCTTTATGAGGCATAATCTGAGAAGAGCATAACTATCTTGAAAAGAACTCCTACTTGCAGAGCACCAAGTTATGTGCATATATTTTGTAAGACCAGCACTGTTACCTGTCATATTAATCAGTAATCAGGCAATCTTTAGGAACTGTCACCCTCTATTTATTTCATTAGTTAAACTGGATATATTATTTTGAACTTTAACTGAACAGCCAATTGTTTTTTTCTCAGTAACCTCTCTTTTCAgcattgaaaaaatatttcatgAAGCCAAGACACCTCAGTGGACAGCCTTGCTTGTTTATATCCCTTCATTCTCAATCTCTTGCTGTGAATCCTGACCTTAGCCTTCTCCCATCCAGGATAAGTTCTCCTGAGAGTGAATTAGTCCTGCGATGATAGAAACCCATGTTGGTTATCCATACTGTCTTACTCTAATACTATGCTTATTTCATGGACTGCGCAAATAGTATCTGATGGCAACTTTCTTCCTAAAAGTGTCTTTGCCTAGAGCGCCATTAACATCTCCAGACAGTCTAAAGTTTTTTGATCATATCTGCCCTTATGTTTCCATATTAAAGATATTGTATGTCTGCAAGTGGCTATAAGGGTTTTTTGTGCCCCAAAAGCTTATGGGTTTGGCAATCTTTAGCTGTATCCAATGTACATGCTTTTATTAGGGGCATACACAATGTGAAATGTGGTTTGTTGAATGTTAACTTATGTggatataatttaatttagtgAACGTCATCTGCATCTATGATGGGGTGGATATGGTTATACAATCTTATGCCttcaattaaatttcaatctcaatggaatttttatttaactgGGAATATTTAGAATGGATAGTTAAACAAGAAAAGCACATCAATTGTGCATGTTCATGGTCTTCCATGCTGAATCAACATTGAagtcaaaatgaaaaattatgtatTCTACAGAATTGCTGCCTAATCTTTACTGAACATTAAAGTGTCTTTCATCTATTGATATAGCATACTTGCTTTGTTTTCCATgttgctttttttctttaattttcttaaaaagttATGCATCTCCTTGTGTTTATACTTTCTTGTGTGCAGCAAGTGGCAGGCCAACACTTAATCTTGAAAGACGTTTAGATCATGATGGGCATCCGCTTGCTATCACTGCAACTGATGCAGTTGCAGCCAGTGGAGTTCCTCCTTGGAATTGGAGAGAGACCCCTGGAAATGGTAAGTTCTGTGAATTAGATATTTTCCGAATCAATTTTACCAAAAGTATGATGGTTTTGCATGTAGCATCACAATGTTCAGGTGTTTTGGTGGTGCATCATGGGCACATTTTCCTTCTTGCTTAAATGAATGTCATCATGGCAAACTCTCTTGATTATGAGCCTTTGGCTTCTGAATCTTGTCTgagatgaaattttaattctcaTGGAAATCTGTATACTGACTTTTCATTCTCTTTCACACCCTTTTTGGTAGGTGGGGACTGTCAATCATATTGGCTTCCGAATCTTGTCTgagatgaaaattttaattctcatGGAAATCTGTATATTGACTTCTCATTCTCTTTCACACCCTTTTTGGTAGGTGGGGACTGTCAATCATACGGAGGAAGGGTTATAACTGTCAAGTTTGGGGACTACACCAGAAGGATCGGTATAGATGGTACTGCAGATGCCATCAGAGAGGCAATTAAATCTGCTTTTAGATTGAGAACTAAGCGTGCATTTTGGTTGGAGGATGAAGACCATATAGTTCGTAGTCTTGACAGGGAAATGCCTCTAGGGATTTATACTCTCCACGTTGATGAAGGTAACATTGACTTGCATGCAGTTTCTACTTTCTACAACCATTCTTACAAAAATTTCTTAAGTActgatttcataaaaatataatggaTGAAAGATACAGCTCTGAATGATGTAATAATCTTCTATCATCCACAAAGTATGGGCAAGGTTAAGGCTATGGAGTTTAACCCTCCCAAGATCCCACAATGCGAGAGCCTTGTTCATTGGGCCACTCTTTAACATTGTGATCTGTTGTCTATTAATCTGAAAGAGATATAGCCTGTACTTGATAGTGCAGAGTTGTTTTCACATGAAATATTACATAGCGAAAACTCCAACAACCTTAAGCCAAGGCCTTCATTTTGCTATCAAATGTGCCTTGGGCTTATTGAAACAGACAACATATTTTTTGTCACTGGAAGAAGCGAATAATAAGAAAGGTACTTATTTTTCTCTGTTTATGTTCAAACTCCTGCATTCAGGTTTGGCCATAAAGGTGTGCCTCTACGATGAGTCAGATCATATACCAGTCCACACAGAGGAGAAGATTTTTTACACAGAAGATGATTACCGTGAATATCTGGCCCGTCGGGGCTACACAGGTCTCAGGGATATTGATGGGTACAGAAATGTTGATAATATGGATGACCTTCGAACTAATGTTATATATAGAGGTGTGAGCTGAAAGCTGGCACATCTTGCTTGCAAAAATGCAGTGCTCTCGAGAGGCTATAATAAAGATGCCTTGTCTTGACATAAGTGTGCACGTGAGATTCTGATATTTGCTTCTGGTGCTTTATGAAGATTGTGATTATGTTCGAGTTAGCACATACTAATCCTGAACCCTATAACTGAGCTGTTTATAGCATGTTGTATAATGTTTCTTCTTAGGCCACGGATGTCAGTACAGTTTCTTTTAATGTTGCCATGACGCCCCCGCTTGTAAATACGCACTTCAGATGAAAACAAtgtatttctaaattttcaatgTTGTCAATTTTACAGCATTTGATTGCAGTCAGCAACTTAACTTGAACTCCAGTTTTGAGAATTTATATTGCTTTTGGTTCTCTTTAATAAGACTGCATAATGAAACCTTAGTTTTCAAGTGCATGGTACAAACTACAGCTCCATTTTGCCTGTGGTACATGTGATATTAGATTATAGAAAAAgaagtaatatttttttttctgataaATTTCACTTGATTCATCTTAACGTTCAAACTCGAAACTTTGTCTAAAGCCCTTAGAAGTGACACTAAAAGGACGATCTGGCTTTGAAGCAGGCTGTGGCAATGGCAAAAAGAGCCGAAAGCACATTTCAGTCACGCATTATTTTCACGGGGTTTTGCATTTGAAAC containing:
- the LOC18609686 gene encoding trihelix transcription factor GT-1 encodes the protein MYLSEKPRPIDLYKEEGPTTARDMIIEVTTNVDLPPHHHPPPLQQQQQQMILGDSSGEDPEVKAPKKRAETWVQDETRSLIGFRREMDGLFNTSKSNKHLWEQISAKMREKGFDRSPTMCTDKWRNLLKEFKKAKHQDRGSGSAKMSYYKEIEEILRERTKNAYKSPTPPPKVDSFMHFADKGFEDTGISFGPVEASGRPTLNLERRLDHDGHPLAITATDAVAASGVPPWNWRETPGNGGDCQSYGGRVITVKFGDYTRRIGIDGTADAIREAIKSAFRLRTKRAFWLEDEDHIVRSLDREMPLGIYTLHVDEGLAIKVCLYDESDHIPVHTEEKIFYTEDDYREYLARRGYTGLRDIDGYRNVDNMDDLRTNVIYRGVS